In a single window of the Olivibacter sp. SDN3 genome:
- a CDS encoding cellulase family glycosylhydrolase → MKYHFNLYVLAFAALGWSLINCSSGTNTRNDEDIVKSETASDRIRWTPEEANAWYEKEEWPVGSNFSPSSAINQLEMWQADTYDTVAIDRELAWAANLGFNTMRVYLHDLVYEQDSAGFLDRMDNFLSIAEKHHIKPLFVFFDSCWDPFPKLGKQRAPKPYVHNSGWVQSPGQEVLTDSTQYPRLAAYVKGVVKYFAQDERILGWDVWNEPNNPNTSSYGDVELKDKSDYVLPLLEKTFEWARSANPSQPLTSGLWDGGDWSKEGELTPIQKVQLAQSDIISFHDYESPASFEARIKQLQPHGRPILCTEYMARPNKSTFEGSLPIAKKYKVGAYNWGFVDGKTQTIYPWDSWKKTYDDEPPLWFHDILRKDGTPYKTAEVELIKRLTENK, encoded by the coding sequence ATGAAGTATCATTTTAACTTATACGTATTAGCATTTGCCGCTTTGGGGTGGAGCTTAATAAACTGTTCTTCGGGTACAAACACTCGGAATGATGAAGATATCGTAAAAAGCGAGACGGCAAGCGACAGAATACGGTGGACGCCGGAAGAGGCAAATGCCTGGTATGAAAAAGAGGAATGGCCTGTAGGGAGCAATTTTAGTCCGAGTTCCGCCATTAACCAGTTGGAGATGTGGCAAGCAGACACCTATGATACAGTTGCCATCGATCGGGAGTTAGCTTGGGCAGCCAACCTGGGATTTAACACCATGCGTGTGTATCTCCATGATTTGGTATATGAACAAGATAGCGCCGGCTTTTTAGATCGGATGGACAACTTCTTATCGATAGCTGAAAAACATCACATTAAACCACTTTTTGTTTTTTTTGATTCATGCTGGGATCCCTTTCCCAAATTAGGTAAGCAACGGGCTCCCAAGCCTTATGTGCATAATTCAGGATGGGTGCAAAGCCCAGGTCAGGAGGTGCTGACGGATAGTACGCAGTACCCCCGATTAGCCGCCTATGTAAAGGGTGTAGTGAAATATTTTGCTCAGGATGAACGCATACTTGGTTGGGATGTTTGGAACGAGCCGAACAATCCGAATACCAGCTCTTATGGTGATGTAGAGCTAAAAGATAAAAGTGACTATGTACTACCTCTTTTGGAAAAAACTTTTGAATGGGCACGCTCAGCGAACCCTTCGCAACCACTTACTTCCGGACTATGGGATGGTGGCGACTGGTCAAAGGAAGGTGAACTTACGCCAATCCAAAAGGTGCAATTAGCGCAATCGGATATTATAAGCTTCCACGATTATGAATCACCAGCTTCTTTCGAAGCAAGAATAAAACAACTGCAGCCACATGGGCGTCCTATATTATGTACCGAATACATGGCGCGCCCTAATAAGAGTACATTTGAAGGAAGCTTGCCTATAGCTAAAAAATATAAAGTAGGTGCTTATAACTGGGGCTTTGTAGATGGTAAAACCCAAACCATTTATCCGTGGGATAGCTGGAAAAAAACATATGATGATGAGCCACCGCTTTGGTTTCACGATATTCTGAGGAAAGATGGAACGCCATATAAAACAGCCGAAGTGGAGCTGATAAAACGCTTGACTGAAAATAAGTAA
- a CDS encoding DUF3823 domain-containing protein: MKKIIIYSVVLFTLLLHACEKDNYDAPQSELTGIISYQGEAIPVSYNDVIFELFEPGWQLRDPITVTVDQDGSYAALLFDADYKALFQANQGPFLAPSDSINITVRGNTTFDIEVLPYYMLRNPNLSVNGRELNATLNVEQVITDDRARDIEHITLYVGKTLFTDTRTAVAHEELSGSEIESLDNVSLQVTVPSLTPEQNYIFARVGLKIAGVEDMIFTPVQRLEL, from the coding sequence ATGAAGAAAATCATTATATATAGCGTCGTACTTTTTACCTTACTGCTACACGCATGTGAAAAGGATAATTACGATGCGCCTCAATCCGAATTGACCGGGATAATCAGCTATCAGGGAGAAGCTATCCCGGTAAGTTACAACGATGTGATTTTTGAACTTTTTGAGCCGGGTTGGCAGTTGCGTGACCCGATCACCGTAACGGTGGATCAGGATGGATCCTATGCCGCATTGTTATTTGATGCGGATTACAAAGCCTTATTTCAGGCTAATCAAGGTCCCTTTCTAGCACCAAGTGATAGCATAAATATTACCGTTCGTGGAAATACGACCTTCGATATCGAAGTGCTTCCATACTATATGCTCCGAAATCCCAATCTATCCGTAAATGGGCGAGAACTAAATGCCACCTTGAATGTCGAACAGGTTATTACCGATGACCGCGCACGGGATATCGAACATATCACACTCTATGTAGGGAAAACCCTATTTACGGATACGCGAACAGCTGTTGCGCATGAGGAGCTGAGCGGTAGTGAAATCGAATCGCTTGATAATGTTTCTCTTCAAGTTACTGTACCATCGCTCACGCCTGAGCAAAATTATATTTTTGCACGGGTCGGACTTAAAATAGCAGGCGTAGAAGATATGATCTTTACACCAGTACAACGTTTGGAATTGTAA
- a CDS encoding beta-L-arabinofuranosidase domain-containing protein, with protein MTLKQYIPYVTGLFFITACNNKTTETISSVERPDTTTVNQHYVSNRKPLQALNFVKLPVGSIKPQGWLLKYLELQREGLSGQLGEISAWLAKENNAWLSKDGSGDHGWEEVPYWLKGYANLGYILEDKAIIEEAKVWLDAAIESQREDGYFGPMVIKEGKPDLWGNMIMLWCLQSYYEHSQDERVLTLMEKYFDWQYKLPDEQLLKDYWENSRGGDNLYSIYWLYNRTKGKDWLLDLAHKIHKNTADWRQKDNLPNWHNVNIAQCFREPATYFLQTGNPADVDATYHNFHLIRERYGNVPGGMFGADENAREGYTDPRQGVETCGMVEQMASNEILMGITGDPFWADHTEEVAFNTYPAAVMPDFKALRYITSPNMAISDSKNHHPGIDNNGPFLMMNPFSSRCCQHNHTQGWPYYAEHLFMATPDNGIAALLYSAAEVTAKVADGKEIRVETVSNYPFEDQIVFKLHTDGGVHFPYYLRIPAWCNEAKLQLNGEEINERFEAGTYAKIEREWQDGDEVVLTLPMQLQVTKSEQHKNSVSINRGPLTYSLKIKENYIQKDSKASAIGDSKWQDTADPEKWPSFEIHPASPWNYGLIYDGQNPEEVFELVEKEWPKDDFPFTLENVPISLKAKGKRIADWKIDQYGLTGVLPQSPVAVENQEEEAIELVPMGAARLRVTAFPTVNE; from the coding sequence ATGACGTTAAAGCAATATATACCCTATGTGACAGGCTTGTTTTTTATTACGGCCTGCAACAACAAAACAACGGAAACGATAAGCAGTGTTGAACGGCCCGATACGACAACAGTCAATCAACATTATGTGTCTAATAGGAAACCGTTACAAGCGCTAAACTTCGTCAAGCTACCTGTGGGAAGTATCAAACCCCAAGGCTGGTTACTTAAATATTTGGAGCTGCAGCGTGAGGGCTTATCTGGTCAGCTAGGAGAGATAAGTGCCTGGCTTGCTAAGGAGAATAACGCTTGGTTGAGTAAAGACGGTAGTGGTGATCATGGCTGGGAGGAAGTGCCTTATTGGCTGAAAGGATATGCCAATTTAGGCTATATTCTGGAAGATAAAGCAATAATAGAAGAAGCAAAAGTATGGTTAGACGCTGCTATCGAGAGTCAACGGGAAGACGGCTACTTCGGCCCGATGGTTATAAAAGAAGGAAAGCCTGATCTTTGGGGGAACATGATTATGCTTTGGTGCTTACAATCTTATTATGAGCACAGTCAGGATGAAAGGGTTTTGACCTTGATGGAAAAATATTTTGATTGGCAGTATAAATTACCAGACGAACAATTGCTGAAAGATTATTGGGAGAATAGTAGAGGGGGAGACAATCTGTATAGCATTTATTGGTTGTATAACCGCACAAAAGGTAAGGATTGGTTGCTTGACCTGGCGCATAAGATCCATAAGAATACAGCTGATTGGCGACAAAAAGATAATCTCCCGAATTGGCATAACGTGAATATTGCCCAGTGTTTTAGAGAGCCTGCCACCTACTTCCTGCAAACGGGTAACCCGGCAGATGTAGACGCAACTTATCATAATTTCCATTTAATCCGCGAACGTTACGGAAATGTACCGGGCGGAATGTTCGGTGCCGATGAAAATGCCAGGGAAGGGTATACTGATCCAAGGCAAGGCGTTGAAACCTGCGGCATGGTTGAACAGATGGCTTCTAATGAAATACTTATGGGAATTACAGGCGACCCGTTTTGGGCTGACCATACGGAAGAAGTGGCTTTTAATACCTACCCCGCGGCAGTTATGCCCGACTTTAAAGCGCTGCGTTATATCACCAGTCCGAATATGGCCATCAGCGATAGCAAAAACCATCACCCGGGTATCGATAATAACGGCCCTTTTCTGATGATGAACCCCTTTAGCTCCAGATGCTGTCAGCATAACCATACGCAAGGCTGGCCGTACTATGCAGAGCATCTGTTTATGGCAACACCCGACAACGGCATTGCAGCCTTACTATATAGTGCTGCCGAGGTAACTGCAAAGGTTGCAGATGGAAAGGAAATACGTGTTGAAACGGTTAGTAACTATCCATTTGAGGATCAGATTGTCTTTAAGTTGCATACTGATGGGGGTGTACATTTTCCCTACTACCTACGTATCCCCGCTTGGTGCAATGAAGCGAAATTACAGCTAAACGGTGAAGAAATAAATGAACGTTTCGAGGCGGGGACTTATGCAAAAATTGAGCGGGAATGGCAAGATGGCGATGAGGTTGTGTTAACCTTACCGATGCAGCTACAGGTGACAAAATCAGAGCAGCATAAAAATAGCGTGAGTATTAATCGCGGCCCACTAACCTATTCCTTAAAAATTAAAGAGAATTATATTCAAAAAGACAGTAAAGCCTCAGCAATAGGCGATTCTAAATGGCAAGACACGGCTGATCCTGAAAAATGGCCATCTTTTGAAATTCATCCGGCATCTCCATGGAATTACGGGTTGATATATGATGGACAAAATCCGGAAGAAGTGTTTGAGCTTGTTGAAAAAGAATGGCCAAAAGACGACTTCCCCTTTACGCTCGAAAATGTTCCAATAAGTTTGAAAGCGAAAGGGAAACGTATTGCCGATTGGAAGATTGATCAATATGGCTTAACGGGGGTGCTTCCGCAAAGCCCCGTTGCTGTCGAAAATCAGGAAGAAGAAGCAATTGAATTGGTACCTATGGGAGCGGCTAGGTTAAGAGTGACAGCCTTTCCAACCGTAAATGAATAA
- a CDS encoding glycoside hydrolase family 2 protein, with protein MIRKSLMVLALALPFHLTNAQTADWKPVEGKIMSPWVEDINPQKPLPEYPRPQMVRENWQNLNGLWQYAITPKTQNELPEATDGQILVPYPVESALSGVGKTVGKDQVLWYKHTIDLNKSLRKGQVLLHFGAVDWQCDVYVNGTKVGTHEGGFVPFYFDITEHLKKGNKQDIALKVWDPTDDGPQPRGKQVKKPEGIWYTPVTGIWQTVWLESVPKTYIAHTKQTPDIDQQVLKFSASLEGSQAGDQLKIVALDGGNVVNEQTVDAGAEATLQIANAKLWSPKNPFLYDLKVSLLRKGKVIDEVSSYFAMRKISMEKDNKGIQRMLLNNEFVFQYGPLDQGWWPDGLFTAPTDEALLFDIVKTKEMGFNMIRKHIKVEPARWYRHCDSLGLLVWQDMPSGDLGGNHWDMRPGQLSGNNLDKERSPESESYHRKEWQTIMDVLHNFPSIVVWVPFNEAWGQFKTREITEWTMDYDPSRLVNSASGGNFLKTGHILDIHNYPDPNIPDPEIFGGEQVLAIGEFGGLGLPIEQHTWQEKDNWGYQSFKNKEELLKRYTKMMDDLKKLIPMGLSAGVYTQTTDVEVETNGMMTYDRKVIKIPEATLNELHQPLYQQSIQ; from the coding sequence ATGATCCGAAAGTCGTTAATGGTATTAGCTTTGGCCTTACCATTTCATTTAACTAATGCACAGACTGCTGATTGGAAACCTGTTGAAGGCAAAATTATGTCGCCATGGGTGGAAGATATAAACCCGCAGAAACCTTTGCCAGAATACCCCCGACCACAAATGGTGAGGGAAAATTGGCAGAATCTGAATGGTCTTTGGCAATATGCTATTACACCAAAAACACAAAATGAATTACCTGAAGCGACTGATGGGCAAATTTTAGTGCCCTATCCTGTTGAATCTGCACTTTCAGGTGTGGGAAAGACTGTGGGTAAAGATCAGGTGCTGTGGTATAAGCACACCATCGATTTGAATAAGTCGCTTAGAAAAGGGCAAGTGTTACTGCACTTTGGAGCCGTTGATTGGCAATGTGATGTTTATGTAAATGGAACAAAAGTGGGGACCCATGAAGGAGGTTTCGTTCCGTTTTATTTTGATATTACAGAGCACCTAAAAAAGGGTAATAAACAAGATATCGCTCTAAAGGTATGGGATCCCACCGATGACGGTCCTCAACCCCGAGGTAAACAGGTCAAAAAACCTGAAGGTATCTGGTATACGCCAGTAACAGGTATTTGGCAAACCGTGTGGTTGGAAAGTGTGCCAAAGACCTATATTGCACATACGAAACAAACCCCAGATATCGATCAACAGGTATTAAAGTTTTCTGCGTCGCTGGAAGGCTCACAAGCCGGCGATCAATTGAAGATCGTCGCTTTAGATGGTGGGAATGTGGTTAACGAACAAACCGTCGATGCCGGAGCAGAAGCAACGCTGCAAATCGCTAACGCCAAATTGTGGTCGCCTAAAAACCCATTTTTATACGATTTGAAGGTTTCATTGCTTAGGAAAGGGAAGGTAATTGATGAGGTGAGTAGCTATTTTGCGATGCGCAAAATTTCCATGGAAAAGGATAATAAAGGTATTCAACGGATGTTGTTGAACAATGAGTTTGTGTTTCAATACGGACCGTTAGATCAAGGGTGGTGGCCAGATGGTCTTTTCACTGCACCTACGGATGAGGCGTTGTTATTTGATATTGTAAAAACGAAAGAGATGGGCTTCAATATGATTCGCAAACATATCAAAGTGGAGCCAGCACGCTGGTACCGTCATTGCGACAGTCTTGGTTTGCTGGTATGGCAAGATATGCCCAGCGGCGATTTAGGAGGCAACCATTGGGATATGCGACCCGGCCAGCTGTCAGGTAATAATTTGGATAAAGAACGTTCTCCTGAATCAGAAAGTTATCATAGAAAAGAATGGCAAACCATTATGGATGTTTTACATAACTTTCCAAGTATCGTGGTTTGGGTGCCCTTTAATGAAGCCTGGGGGCAGTTTAAAACGAGAGAAATTACCGAGTGGACGATGGATTACGACCCTTCCCGCTTAGTAAATAGCGCCAGTGGTGGCAATTTCTTAAAAACGGGCCATATTCTCGATATCCATAATTATCCCGATCCAAATATTCCGGACCCTGAAATATTCGGTGGAGAGCAGGTATTGGCAATTGGTGAGTTCGGTGGACTTGGATTGCCTATAGAACAACACACTTGGCAAGAGAAGGACAATTGGGGATATCAGAGCTTCAAAAATAAAGAAGAATTATTGAAACGTTACACAAAGATGATGGATGATCTTAAAAAGTTGATTCCGATGGGGCTGTCTGCCGGAGTTTACACGCAAACTACGGATGTAGAAGTGGAGACGAATGGTATGATGACTTATGACCGTAAAGTGATTAAAATTCCTGAAGCAACGTTGAACGAACTGCATCAACCCCTTTATCAGCAATCTATTCAGTAA
- a CDS encoding glutaminase family protein, whose amino-acid sequence MKKRPLFYSLLLGLALFANCSSNQTDSSTTQANEKLRAPAYPLITHDPYFSLWSFGDTLNEQQTKHWTGADQALIALAQVDGEIYQLAGKPLSVIDEVVPTAQKESYNVQYTYQEPEQGWEQANFSDQSWKQGSAPFGDGSGDNPVKPASLYDKEIWYRRTFDFSETAREDLKLLISHDDAVEVFLNGELIYEDAEFILDYTQKEIPANGLQALKSGENVLAVHCRNDRGGAFIDVGIIHERKLIETQLAKQQSVNLTATQTAYTFQAGEVALDLTFTSPLLMDQLEVLARPASYVTFNVKSADNKAHDVKLWLALSGTIGTDKPNQEVQTAVETTDGLLIQSVGTTAQQLLGKKGDNVRIDWGKAYLAVDAESAVKPLPHKINDLVAAIADQEGTSANATTGSAADVMIGVEMDLGDVSSPTSSHVTLAYDDEYSVQYFGKNLRPWWNRDGKSSGPAMLKAAQDDYSRLMADCKKFDEQLFADAEKAGGKKYAELCELAYRQAIAAHKMVANTNGDLFFFSKENFSNGSIGTVDITYPSSPLFLLYNTELAKGLLRFIFEYAESGRWKKPFPAHDVGTYPLANGQTYGEDMPVEEAGNMLIVTAAVAVRDGNADFANKHWETLTTWTDYLKKDGLDPANQLCTDDFAGHLARNANLSMKAIMGVAAYAKLAEMLGKEEEARESFATARDMAKQWMELADNGDHYTLAFGQQDTWSQKYNLIWDKLLKLDIFPKEVVEKEIAYYKTKQETYGLPLDSRKTYTKSDWVLWTATLADDADFQTFVDPIWKYANETSDRAPISDWHETTDAKVMNFRARAVVGGYFIKMLEKDMN is encoded by the coding sequence ATGAAGAAACGACCGCTTTTTTATAGTTTATTACTGGGACTGGCCTTATTCGCAAATTGCAGTAGTAACCAGACAGATTCGTCGACCACTCAGGCAAACGAAAAATTAAGAGCACCTGCTTATCCCTTAATTACGCATGATCCTTATTTTAGCTTATGGTCTTTCGGCGACACGTTGAATGAGCAACAAACTAAGCATTGGACGGGAGCCGATCAAGCATTGATTGCACTTGCACAGGTAGATGGTGAGATCTATCAATTGGCAGGAAAACCGCTGTCTGTGATTGATGAGGTGGTGCCGACCGCTCAGAAGGAGTCATATAACGTTCAATATACCTACCAAGAGCCCGAACAAGGTTGGGAACAAGCAAACTTTTCCGATCAGTCCTGGAAACAAGGCAGTGCACCCTTCGGAGATGGTTCCGGAGATAACCCCGTAAAACCCGCATCTTTATACGATAAAGAGATTTGGTATCGAAGAACCTTTGATTTTTCCGAAACAGCAAGAGAAGACTTAAAGCTGTTGATCAGTCACGACGATGCTGTGGAAGTGTTTTTAAATGGTGAGTTGATCTACGAAGATGCGGAATTTATTTTAGATTATACACAAAAAGAAATTCCAGCTAATGGCCTACAAGCGTTGAAATCGGGAGAAAATGTATTAGCGGTACATTGTAGAAACGATCGTGGCGGAGCGTTTATCGATGTGGGCATTATCCACGAAAGAAAGTTAATTGAAACGCAGTTGGCTAAACAGCAGTCAGTTAATCTTACTGCTACGCAAACAGCATATACTTTTCAGGCTGGCGAAGTAGCGCTCGATCTAACCTTTACATCACCACTGTTGATGGATCAGCTCGAAGTATTGGCTAGACCTGCATCTTACGTTACCTTTAACGTAAAATCAGCAGATAATAAAGCGCATGATGTCAAGTTGTGGCTGGCTTTATCCGGTACCATAGGTACGGATAAACCGAACCAGGAAGTACAGACAGCCGTGGAAACGACCGACGGCTTGTTGATACAATCGGTTGGTACTACCGCGCAGCAATTACTAGGTAAAAAAGGTGACAATGTGCGCATCGATTGGGGTAAAGCTTACCTCGCGGTAGATGCAGAATCAGCTGTAAAACCTCTCCCTCATAAAATCAACGACTTGGTGGCGGCGATCGCTGATCAAGAAGGAACTTCAGCAAATGCTACGACAGGTAGTGCAGCCGATGTCATGATTGGCGTGGAAATGGATCTTGGTGACGTGTCTTCACCAACGTCATCGCACGTGACATTGGCATATGACGATGAATACTCCGTACAATACTTTGGTAAGAACCTTAGGCCGTGGTGGAATAGAGATGGAAAAAGTTCAGGTCCGGCAATGTTGAAGGCTGCGCAGGACGATTATTCCAGATTAATGGCCGATTGCAAAAAATTCGATGAGCAATTGTTTGCCGACGCTGAGAAAGCTGGTGGGAAAAAATACGCCGAATTGTGCGAATTGGCTTATCGACAAGCGATTGCGGCGCATAAAATGGTGGCAAATACGAATGGGGATCTTTTCTTTTTCTCGAAGGAGAATTTTTCAAACGGATCGATCGGTACGGTGGACATTACTTACCCTTCATCGCCTTTATTCTTGCTGTATAATACGGAGCTGGCAAAAGGTTTACTGCGTTTCATCTTTGAATATGCAGAAAGTGGGCGCTGGAAAAAACCATTTCCCGCACATGACGTAGGGACTTATCCCTTGGCTAATGGGCAAACCTATGGTGAAGATATGCCTGTGGAAGAAGCGGGAAATATGCTTATAGTAACTGCCGCGGTAGCGGTGCGGGATGGTAACGCTGATTTTGCTAATAAGCACTGGGAGACACTAACCACTTGGACAGATTATTTAAAGAAAGATGGTCTGGATCCGGCTAATCAGCTATGTACGGATGATTTTGCCGGACACTTGGCAAGAAACGCGAATCTTTCGATGAAAGCGATCATGGGCGTAGCCGCTTATGCGAAGTTGGCCGAAATGTTAGGCAAAGAAGAAGAAGCCAGGGAGAGCTTTGCAACCGCCAGAGATATGGCCAAACAATGGATGGAATTGGCAGATAATGGCGACCACTACACCTTGGCTTTCGGTCAACAAGATACATGGAGCCAGAAGTATAATTTGATCTGGGATAAGCTCTTAAAGCTCGATATCTTTCCTAAAGAAGTGGTGGAAAAGGAAATTGCTTATTATAAAACAAAACAGGAGACTTATGGGCTACCGCTGGATAGCAGGAAAACCTACACCAAATCAGATTGGGTATTGTGGACGGCAACGCTGGCTGACGATGCAGATTTCCAAACTTTTGTCGATCCCATATGGAAGTATGCCAATGAAACGTCCGATCGTGCTCCTATTAGCGATTGGCACGAAACCACTGATGCCAAGGTGATGAACTTCAGGGCAAGAGCTGTGGTGGGTGGATATTTTATCAAAATGCTGGAAAAAGATATGAACTAG
- a CDS encoding aldose epimerase family protein, with protein sequence MKSLKYLWLIASALSIISCRQTTENKDSQLLVDNFGGEMEGKEVQLFTIKNDHGLTAMITNYGGRVVGLWVPDKDGKQTDVVLGFNRAEDYKKSTEPYYGATIGRVGNRIAKGAFTLDGEDYHIFTNNGQNALHGGKKGFQDVIWEADQTSDSSLVLTYRSPDGEENFPGNLDVKVVFTVTKQNGLRFDYEATTDKRTPVNLTNHAFFNLNGEGSGTINNHLLQINAGAFTPVDSTLIPLGQEQPVKNTPFDFTTATTIGSRVNTEDDEQLRHGDGYDHNFVLTKGNDYGRAARVVGDKSGIIMTIYTDQPGLQFYGGNFMQGDNTLKNGVPDDYRTAIALETQHFPDAVNQPSFPSIILEPGEVYKTASEYIFSVQK encoded by the coding sequence ATGAAAAGCTTAAAGTATTTATGGCTAATAGCATCCGCTCTGTCGATCATTTCCTGTAGGCAGACGACTGAAAATAAAGATAGCCAGCTATTAGTTGATAATTTTGGCGGAGAGATGGAAGGAAAAGAGGTGCAATTGTTTACCATAAAAAATGATCATGGCTTAACCGCCATGATCACTAATTATGGTGGGCGAGTGGTGGGGTTGTGGGTGCCCGATAAGGACGGAAAGCAAACAGATGTTGTACTTGGATTTAACCGGGCGGAAGATTATAAAAAATCTACGGAACCCTATTACGGCGCGACTATTGGCAGAGTGGGTAATCGTATCGCCAAAGGCGCATTTACTTTAGATGGCGAAGATTATCACATTTTTACCAATAATGGACAAAACGCCTTGCATGGAGGTAAAAAAGGCTTTCAGGATGTAATCTGGGAAGCCGATCAAACAAGCGATTCGAGTTTGGTGTTGACCTATCGCTCACCGGATGGGGAAGAGAATTTTCCTGGGAATCTGGATGTTAAAGTAGTCTTTACGGTAACGAAACAAAATGGTTTGCGATTTGATTATGAAGCAACCACTGATAAACGCACGCCCGTAAATTTAACAAATCATGCTTTCTTTAATCTCAATGGTGAAGGGAGTGGCACAATAAATAATCATTTGCTACAGATTAATGCGGGTGCCTTTACCCCCGTAGACAGTACGTTGATTCCATTGGGTCAGGAGCAGCCGGTAAAAAATACACCTTTTGATTTCACAACGGCGACGACAATAGGCAGCCGGGTTAATACCGAAGATGATGAACAGTTACGTCATGGTGATGGCTATGACCATAATTTCGTGTTGACAAAAGGAAATGATTACGGACGGGCAGCTCGTGTTGTGGGAGATAAAAGTGGAATAATAATGACCATCTATACCGATCAACCGGGATTACAGTTTTATGGTGGAAATTTTATGCAGGGTGATAATACACTAAAAAATGGCGTTCCAGATGATTACAGGACTGCCATAGCGCTGGAGACGCAACACTTTCCGGATGCTGTTAACCAGCCATCGTTCCCATCGATTATCTTGGAGCCTGGAGAGGTATATAAAACCGCTTCGGAATATATTTTTTCTGTACAAAAGTAA